Sequence from the Chloroflexota bacterium genome:
GGCGGTCACCCGCGCCTGGAGGTCCCCGATCGCCGGCGCCGCCTGGATCGTCGCCTGGCCGCCGGTGATCTGACCGCCGATCGAGCGCGGCCCGGTGGCGATGGCCAGCGGAACCGCGACGGCCGCGATGACGATCGCCATCGCGACCCCCAACACGAGCGGACGAGGTCGGTCGGCGCGGACCCGGTCGTCGCGCTCGGCCGGAGCCCGCCGCCTGCGCCGGCGGGCTCGCCCGACGACCACCGCCGTGCCGCCGATGAGCAGCAGACCCGGTGCCGCCCAGAGGAGCACATTCGGGCCGGAAGCGTCCGGGGCGAGAAGAATCCATTGCCCGTATCGCTCGATGAAGAACGCGCGGACGTCGGCATCGGTCGCTCCGGCCGCCACCTTCTGGACCACGACACTCCGCATCTCGCCGGCGAGCGCGGCCGGCGAGTCGGCGATTGATAGGCCCTGGCAGACTGGGCAGCGCAGCCCGGCTTCGAGCCCACTAGCTCGCTCGGCGGGGCTCGGCGGCCGCAGATCGAGGGCCGCCAGGAGTGCCGCGACGACGACGAGAAAAACGGCGCCGAGCAACAGTGCGTCGGCCGATCCGCGGAGTGCAAGGCGCCGCACGCTCACCGGAGCACCGCGCCGATCTGGCGCTCGAGGGAGGTGGCGTCGAGCGGCCCGATCTGCTTGTCGCGGATCGTCCCGTCGGCGGCGATGAAGTATGTCTCGGGGATCCCGTACACGCCGTAATCGA
This genomic interval carries:
- a CDS encoding cytochrome c-type biogenesis protein CcmH, producing MSVRRLALRGSADALLLGAVFLVVVAALLAALDLRPPSPAERASGLEAGLRCPVCQGLSIADSPAALAGEMRSVVVQKVAAGATDADVRAFFIERYGQWILLAPDASGPNVLLWAAPGLLLIGGTAVVVGRARRRRRRAPAERDDRVRADRPRPLVLGVAMAIVIAAVAVPLAIATGPRSIGGQITGGQATIQAAPAIGDLQARVTADPTDVGALVALGDAYAGAGRAGDAADAYGRALKIEPDDVGALVGMSSLLLGAGRPDGALPLLDRAVAIAPNLPDAYLFRAIARYQLAGSLTAAARADVLRFLDLAPTDPRRTLAEQLLGAPGPSGAP